A region of Argentina anserina chromosome 5, drPotAnse1.1, whole genome shotgun sequence DNA encodes the following proteins:
- the LOC126793262 gene encoding rhamnogalacturonan I rhamnosyltransferase 1-like has translation MCKVEKERRGVMGIRVLGGGGGGEKLKNPLLQTTSSSRSRMKLWMIRATTSVLLWTCIVQLTALGDMWGPRVLKGWPSCFSQESAVASSVLQERMSNVPARVLPPKRVYKNNGYLMVSCNGGLNQMRAAICDMVAIARYLNVTLVVPELDKTSFWADPSEFQDIFDVDHFITSLRDEVRILKELPPRVKRRVELGMVYTMPPVSWSDMSYYRNQILPLIQKYKIVHLNRTDARLANNGQPLEIQKLRCRVNFSALRFTSQIEELGRRVINLLRANGPFLVLHLRYEMDMLAFSGCTQGCNADEVEELTRMRYAYPWWKEKIINSDLKRKDGLCPLTPEETALTLSALEIDPNIQIYIAAGEIYGAERRMASLAKAFPKLVRKETLLEPSDLRFFQNHSSQMAALDYLVSLESDIFVPTYDGNMAKVVEGHRRFLGFKKTILLDRRLLVDLIDRYNSGELNWDEFSSAVKEAHAQRMGNPTKRLMIQDRPKEEDYFYANPEECLQLSDDEQLSDGRLSST, from the exons aTGTGCAAGGTGGAGAAGGAGAGAAGAGGAGTGATGGGGATAAGGGTGctgggtggaggaggaggaggagagaagcTGAAGAACCCGCTGCTGCAAACGACGTCGTCTTCGAGGTCGAGGATGAAGCTGTGGATGATAAGAGCGACGACGTCGGTGTTGCTGTGGACGTGTATTGTGCAATTGACGGCGTTAGGGGATATGTGGGGGCCTAGGGTTTTGAAGGGATGGCCGTCTTGCTTCTCTCAGGAGAGTGCTGTGGCTTCCTCGGTCTTGCAGGAACGCATGTCTAACGTTCCGGCCAGAGTTCTTCCCCCCAAGA GGGTGTACAAAAACAATGGCTACCTGATGGTTTCGTGTAATGGGGGACTTAATCAGATGAGGGCTGCG ATATGCGACATGGTTGCTATTGCGAGATATTTGAATGTCACGCTTGTAGTTCCCGAGCTTGATAAAACGTCCTTTTGGGCCGATCCTAG TGAGTTTCAAGACATATTTGATGTTGATCACTTCATCACATCCCTGAGAGATGAGGTTCGGATTTTGAAAGAGTTGCCTCCCAGGGTTAAGAGAAGAGTGGAACTAGGAATGGTATATACCATGCCACCAGTTAGTTGGTCTGACATGTCTTATTATCGTAATCAG ATTCTTCCTCTgatacaaaaatacaaaattgTACATTTAAATAGAACTGATGCTAGACTTGCCAACAACGGACAACCCTTGGAGATTCAGAAACTTCGGTGCCGAGTAAATTTTAGTGCTCTGAGATTTACTTCTCAAATAGAGGAGTTGGGTAGAAGGGTCATAAACCTTTTAAGGGCAAATGGTCCTTTCCTGGTTCTTCATCTTAGATATGAAATGGACATGTTGGCATTTTCTGGTTGCACCCAAGGTTGCAACGCGGACGAGGTAGAAGAGTTGACAAGGATGAG ATATGCATATCCCTGGTGGAAAGAGAAGATAATAAACTCTGACCTGAAAAGGAAAGATGGTTTGTGTCCTTTGACACCAGAAGAAACTGCTCTCACACTGAGTGCACTTGAAATTGATCCCAACATCCAGATCTATATTGCTGCTGGTGAAATCTACGGTGCTGAGAGGAGAATGGCAAGTCTTGCCAAGGCTTTTCCGAAATTG GTCAGAAAGGAGACACTGTTAGAACCGTCAGACCTCAGGTTCTTTCAAAACCACTCCTCCCAAATGGCAGCATTGGATTATCTTGTCTCATTGGAGAGTGATATCTTTGTTCCCACGTATGACGGAAACATGGCTAAAGTTGTTGAAGGCCATCGCAG ATTTCTCGGGTTCAAGAAAACAATTCTGCTGGACAGGAGGCTCCTTGTTGATTTGATAGACCGGTATAATAGTGGAGAATTGAATTGGGATGAATTCTCATCTGCAGTGAAGGAAGCTCATGCACAACGCATGGGTAACCCAACTAAAAGGTTGATGATACAAGACCGACCTAAAGAGGAGGATTATTTCTATGCCAACCCAGAAGAGTGTTTGCAATTGTCAGATGATGAGCAATTATCAGATGGGCGATTGAGTAGTACATGA